Part of the bacterium genome, TTTCGCGTTGCGCAGGCGCCGGAACACGATCGAGAACCTGCTGAAGTCATCCACCACACTGCCCAACGGATGCGTGCCCCAGTCGGGCAACATCAGCTCTGTCAGATCGGTCTGCCACAGTTCGTTCACGCGCGTCGTCTTGCGGTGATACTCTTTGGCCGCCGGGATGATCTGCGGCAACTCCCGCGCTAACCCGTTGCGCTTCAAAATGCGGTAGACCGTGCTTTCGCTGACACTAAACCCGCCGTCATCGGTAATCCGGAACGCCAGTTGGCGCGGTGACAGATCAGCATTGAGCAACGCATTGGCGATGATTGTACTCTCCTCATCTTCCAAGAGCCGGTTCCAGACCCGCCGCGGTGCGGAAGACCGGTCCACGAGCGTTCCCTGGTTCTGCCAGCGGTAGTACGTACTCTTGGGAAGCTTCAATTGCTGCAAACAGCGACGGATCGACAGCGCTGCAGTATCCACCAGCCGCAGCAGATCCTGCTTCTGCTCGGACGTGTGCCGCTGATAACGCTTCGCCTTGCGCCTTAGAAGAGACTTTTTTTGAGCGTGCGCACCTCCAGCATCAGATCGGCCACCGTCTGACGCAATTCTTCGTTCTGACGACGATAGGACTCCACTTCCCCTTTGGTGGCGCCGCGCACCGCTTCGCCCTTCAAGCGCGCCTTGCCCGCTTCCATGAACTCCTTCAGCCAGTTGTAGTACACGTTGGCACTCACGCCTTCCCGGCGGCACAACGCCGCCACCGGATGATCGCCCCGCAGTCCTTCCAGTACGATGCGGATCTTGTCTTCCGCGCTGTACTTCGTCCGCGTCTGCCGCCGCACCGTCTTGATCAACTGCGCCGCGCTTTCTTTCGGTGCGCCCGCCGCACTCCGCTTCTTTCGCTTGGGCATGTTCAGCCCTCCTTCTTCGATGATACATGATAATATCTCATCGAAGGGAACGCAACTCCAAACCTGGTCACTTGCGTTAAGTACAGTCGCGCCGCGCGACTGTACTTACATCATAAACCATCCACTAACATTACTGGGACAACTGTCCCAAATGTGCTGACGAATTACAGTCGATATCAACCGAGAGCTTGCTTTTGAAATACTTAGACAAGAATTCGTTTGTGATCTTGAATACGTCAGTTAGCAAAGGTAACAGTGAAGCATCTACATTCTGCAACTCTGCTGAGGCTCTTTGGAACTGCTTCGTGTTCATGCCACGCTGCATAAGAACTGTCCGAATTTGCTCATAGGTCTTTCGTAGCTCGACTTTGGTTGCGGCCCCTGGACCCACTTTCGGATCAGGAATCAAATGGTCGGCCAGCAACCCCGCGACAAGCAGGGTAAATATGTTTGGTGAACCACTGGGTGACTTGTCGAGCTCATGGACACGCAGGAGCTGCCTGTAATCCAGAAACCCCTTGATCTTATTTGCGGCCTGGATGTCTGGAACTTTGTTCGTTGAGTTTGCATTTGGCTCAGCAAAGACATATTCAGTTGAACGTACTGGTGCGGGGCCGCTTGAGACTTCTATCGCTACTCGACCATCCGTAGGGCTTGGATTCCCAAAGATGTTCAGTTGAAAGCGGACTTTCGAATCTGACGCTGCGAAAAAATCCTTAACCCCTTGATAGACGGATGACTTACCGCTGCCATTCTCGCCGTAGATAAGAAGGTGATGCCCATAGGGAATCGTTACTCCATCTGCTTCGGCAAACGCACGATAGTTCTGAAGAGTTATCTTTGTAATCCAACGCATGGCTATTGTTTGCCTTCGATAATCCGGATCTCTTCAACGGTATCAAGTTTGAACATCGCCACGCTCAGCGGATGATTTGGGTCACGCAGTATCTCGTACTGCTCCTGTATGACCTGCAATGCCCTTCCGCGTCCAGCCTTGGTTTTGTAGTCAGGCAGCTTAGGTAATTGCATGACATGGCTCAGAATAGTGATCCCAGCTTGTTTCAGTTCCTCGGCCAGATACAGCTCATAGACGGCAGCATTAACCACTCGTTCAAAGAAGTAATACGGTGCGCTCGCGCCATTCGACTTCCGCTCGCAAATAATATAGTCTACCAAATTTTCCACCGCAGTTACCGTCGCACCATCGGCCTCTTTGATTGGTATGTTCTCAAGGTAAGCCTTCTTCCACATGGTTGTTCCCATGCCTGAAGTCGGAGCAAGAGCGCTGAAATACCACTCTGTTAACGAGGAATTCAAAACGGCCAACATGTACTTAAGATTGTTCCCCACCATGAAGAACGTACTATCATTCGTGAAGAAACCCTCAATGTCATAAGCGAATTTAGGCTTGTCGGACAAAACAATCCAGACAATCTTTGGTTTATCAAAGTCCTTAAAAAACGCACAGTTCCTGAGATTCGTCCAATGATCACCTTGGTCTCGCCGAATTGTTAGTTGTTCCTGATACTTCTTCAAGTGGGAGAATATGCTCGGATGGTCTCGCACGACATTGACGCGCGGTATATTCTCTCTTGTAAGACCGTTATGCGTATTTATGAGATATGTGTCCTCAAATTCAACGACCCACCTCTTGATCTCTCTTCCTCTAATAAGCGGCTTTATTAGGTTTGCCGCGCTGCTGTCTTTGGAGATTAACTCTGACCGCTTCTCATGGTCAATGTAAAAGGCATCGTTGTAGCCAGTCAGGATACCTCGGTTGATAACGACTCTCTGCGACCCCAGCTTCGCCCCCCGTTTTTCCAGTCGGCTCATGAGCAACAGTCGCGTGCTGTCTTCCAGAATAAATCCTTTATTGCTTAACTGTTGCTGTGGTATTCGTACGAAGTCTTCTTCAGGCTTTGCGATCTGCTTAGCAAACTTGATTACCGTTGACTTGGAGGGGACCGACTTTCTAAATAATAGGATACTCGTCTCAACAATTGCTGCTTCGAAATTCTGCTCATCCTCAAAGTTGATAAGTTGTAGTATCTCAGATTTCCCAAGCATGAATTCTCGCAACTTTGTGCCATATTTCGACTTGATCCAGCTATTATTCGTGATGAAGGTCAATATTCCATTCGGATCGAGCACATTGTAAGCTTGCTCAATGAAGTAAGTATAGATGTCTGACGTCGAATTGAATACCTGGTAGCGTGCCTTGAGTAGATCCTTAATGTCTGTAAGTTTCTCCTGCCGTATATAGGGTGGATTGCCGATGGCGATGTCGAAACCTCTATTCAACCCGTACATCCACTCGGGTTCAAAGAACGAGGCTGAAGCATTTTGATCGTATGGATCCCAATTGGCAATCTTCTTGGCTGTTGCCGGCTGCAGGTTGTGTTCGTCAACAAGCAGTGTGGCCAACTCCTCACGAAGTTTCTTGTCTTTCTGCCGACAGTTTTCCTTTCGTTTCGGCGTCCGTGCTTCAAAATAATCATGCCGGGTCTTCTTCAATTCTTCGTTCTTCTTCTCGATCTGCGGATTGGTAAAGAGATTCGCGTTCTCTTTTTCAAGAGCAATCAAGGTATTAGCTGCGA contains:
- a CDS encoding transposase, yielding MDTAALSIRRCLQQLKLPKSTYYRWQNQGTLVDRSSAPRRVWNRLLEDEESTIIANALLNADLSPRQLAFRITDDGGFSVSESTVYRILKRNGLARELPQIIPAAKEYHRKTTRVNELWQTDLTELMLPDWGTHPLGSVVDDFSRFSIVFRRLRNAK
- a CDS encoding transposase — encoded protein: MPKRKKRSAAGAPKESAAQLIKTVRRQTRTKYSAEDKIRIVLEGLRGDHPVAALCRREGVSANVYYNWLKEFMEAGKARLKGEAVRGATKGEVESYRRQNEELRQTVADLMLEVRTLKKSLF